From one Agathobaculum sp. NTUH-O15-33 genomic stretch:
- a CDS encoding sodium-dependent transporter codes for MQRERLGSRLGFILLSAGCAIGIGNVWKFPYMAGQYGGGAFVLFYIFFLIILGLPIMTMEFAVGRASQKSPVAAYQALEKPGQKWHIHGYLAMIGNYLLMMFYTTVAGWMLHYFYLTASGRFVGASPDQVAGTFTEMLSQPLVMGGWMVLVVLIGFGICSFGLQNGLERVTKVMMIALLAIMVVLAVNSIMMDGASEGLSFYLKPDFARMAEVGVGATIVGAMNQSFFTLSLGIGAMAIFGSYIGKGRALMGEAVSVGILDTFVAITAGLIIFPACFSFGVPSDSGPSLIFITLPNIFNNIPLGRLWGSLFFVFMAFAAFSTVLAVFENILSCGMDLTGASRKKVAAVNIVLMILLSLPCVLGYNLWSGFQPFGAGSAVLDLEDFLVSNLWLPIGSLVYLLFCTSRYGWGWKKFKEEANEGGGIKVQDWMRIYVSYILPVIVLIIFALGIKDKFFA; via the coding sequence ATGCAAAGAGAAAGACTGGGCTCGCGGCTGGGGTTCATCCTGCTGTCGGCGGGCTGCGCGATCGGTATCGGCAACGTGTGGAAATTTCCATATATGGCGGGACAGTACGGCGGGGGCGCATTCGTACTGTTTTACATCTTCTTTTTGATTATTCTCGGCCTGCCCATCATGACGATGGAGTTCGCCGTTGGCCGCGCGAGCCAGAAAAGTCCGGTAGCGGCGTATCAGGCGCTGGAAAAGCCGGGGCAGAAATGGCATATCCACGGCTATCTCGCGATGATCGGCAACTATTTGCTGATGATGTTTTACACCACCGTCGCGGGCTGGATGCTGCATTATTTTTATTTGACCGCGTCGGGACGTTTTGTCGGCGCGTCGCCCGATCAGGTGGCGGGCACCTTTACCGAAATGCTCTCGCAGCCGCTCGTCATGGGCGGCTGGATGGTGCTGGTCGTGCTCATCGGCTTTGGCATTTGCTCGTTCGGCCTGCAAAACGGTCTGGAGCGCGTGACCAAGGTGATGATGATCGCGCTGCTCGCGATCATGGTCGTGCTCGCGGTCAACAGCATCATGATGGATGGCGCGTCCGAGGGCCTTTCCTTCTACCTAAAGCCTGATTTTGCCCGCATGGCGGAGGTCGGCGTTGGCGCGACCATCGTCGGTGCGATGAACCAGTCGTTCTTCACGCTTTCGCTTGGCATCGGCGCGATGGCGATCTTCGGCAGCTATATCGGCAAGGGCCGCGCCTTGATGGGCGAGGCGGTCAGCGTCGGTATTTTGGATACCTTTGTGGCCATCACGGCGGGCCTGATCATTTTCCCGGCCTGCTTTTCCTTCGGCGTGCCGTCGGACAGCGGACCGAGCCTGATTTTCATCACTCTGCCCAATATCTTTAATAATATTCCGCTTGGCCGCCTGTGGGGCAGCCTGTTCTTCGTCTTTATGGCGTTCGCGGCGTTTTCCACTGTGCTCGCCGTGTTTGAGAACATTCTCTCCTGCGGTATGGACCTGACCGGCGCGAGCCGAAAAAAGGTTGCGGCGGTAAACATCGTGCTGATGATCCTGCTGTCGCTGCCGTGCGTGCTGGGCTACAACCTGTGGAGCGGCTTCCAGCCGTTCGGCGCGGGGTCCGCCGTGCTCGATTTAGAGGATTTTCTCGTATCCAACCTGTGGCTGCCCATCGGCTCGCTCGTTTACCTTCTGTTCTGTACCAGCCGCTACGGCTGGGGCTGGAAGAAGTTTAAAGAGGAAGCCAACGAAGGCGGCGGCATCAAGGTGCAGGACTGGATGCGCATCTATGTCAGCTATATTCTTCCGGTCATTGTGTTGATCATCTTTGCGCTTGGGATAAAAGATAAGTTCTTTGCTTAA
- the tadA gene encoding tRNA adenosine(34) deaminase TadA, protein MTEQEKYMKAALRLAQKAAEEGEVPVGAVVVRDGKIVGRGRNRRETKKNALHHAEIEAIGKACKKLGGWRLHQCDLYVTLEPCPMCAGAIINARIRTVIYGASDPKAGSCGTLVDLFALPYNHKPAVVGGVMEEACAGLLTAFFKKLREKRGRGAKNASKTN, encoded by the coding sequence GTGACCGAGCAGGAAAAATACATGAAGGCCGCGCTGCGTCTGGCGCAGAAGGCGGCGGAGGAAGGCGAGGTGCCGGTCGGCGCCGTCGTGGTGCGCGATGGTAAGATCGTCGGCCGCGGGCGCAACCGGCGCGAGACCAAAAAGAACGCCCTGCACCATGCAGAGATCGAGGCTATCGGCAAGGCATGCAAAAAGCTTGGCGGCTGGCGGCTGCATCAATGCGATCTGTACGTAACGCTGGAACCCTGCCCGATGTGCGCGGGGGCCATTATCAACGCCCGCATCCGCACCGTTATTTACGGGGCTAGCGATCCAAAGGCCGGCTCCTGCGGCACGCTGGTCGATCTGTTTGCGCTGCCCTATAACCATAAGCCCGCCGTGGTCGGCGGCGTCATGGAGGAGGCCTGCGCGGGTCTCCTCACGGCATTCTTTAAAAAGCTTCGCGAAAAGAGGGGAAGGGGCGCGAAAAACGCCTCAAAAACAAACTAA